A single Streptococcus thermophilus DNA region contains:
- a CDS encoding M20 peptidase aminoacylase family protein, giving the protein MTDTFYSKLAKVRHYIHEHPEISEQEYETTKYIKNYLSELEIKPLDYPLETGVIAEIGSGLPIIALRADIDALPIVERTNLDYASSNGAMHACGHDFHQTSLLGAAELLKEREAELNGTVRLIFQPAEENFQGGYKVIEAGGLENVSAIIGYHNNPHLKPGQIGLRSGAIMAGVEQFKVIVNGVSAHAARPDLGVDTVLVITTIINNLQNIVSRTVSPFESAVLSVTHIDVGTTWNVLPANGYFEGTIRSFDPEVRLSVIERFEKVVKAVSQQFDARVEINWGNAPNVTFNDRDLTPIIFENSKKFAEVIETLPSTGGEDFAAYQEKIPGVFAFVGSNGEENAPDWHHDDFIVRDEALPVAVNYFVESAFALLNHFKKE; this is encoded by the coding sequence ATGACTGATACTTTTTATAGTAAATTAGCTAAAGTGAGACACTATATTCATGAACATCCAGAGATTTCTGAGCAAGAATATGAAACAACAAAATATATAAAAAACTATTTATCTGAGCTTGAAATCAAACCTTTGGATTATCCATTGGAGACAGGTGTGATTGCTGAGATTGGATCTGGGTTACCAATTATAGCTTTACGTGCTGATATTGATGCACTTCCAATTGTTGAGAGGACGAATCTTGACTATGCTAGTTCAAATGGTGCTATGCATGCGTGTGGTCATGATTTTCACCAAACAAGTTTGCTTGGTGCAGCAGAACTACTGAAAGAGCGTGAAGCTGAATTAAATGGGACAGTTAGGTTGATATTCCAACCAGCTGAGGAGAACTTTCAAGGTGGTTATAAGGTTATTGAAGCTGGTGGGCTTGAAAATGTTTCAGCTATTATTGGTTACCATAATAACCCGCATCTAAAACCAGGTCAAATTGGATTACGCTCAGGTGCAATTATGGCAGGGGTTGAACAGTTTAAAGTAATAGTAAATGGAGTGAGTGCTCACGCAGCTCGTCCAGACCTTGGTGTTGATACTGTTTTGGTTATTACGACAATCATTAATAATTTGCAAAATATCGTGTCTCGTACGGTATCACCTTTTGAATCAGCTGTTTTATCAGTTACTCATATTGATGTAGGTACAACTTGGAATGTCCTTCCAGCAAATGGTTATTTTGAAGGAACCATTCGTTCCTTTGATCCAGAGGTAAGACTTTCTGTAATTGAAAGATTTGAGAAAGTCGTAAAAGCTGTTTCGCAACAATTTGATGCAAGAGTTGAGATCAATTGGGGAAATGCTCCAAATGTAACATTTAACGATAGAGACTTGACACCAATCATTTTTGAAAATAGCAAAAAGTTTGCTGAAGTGATTGAAACACTTCCTTCAACAGGAGGAGAGGATTTTGCTGCTTATCAGGAAAAGATTCCTGGGGTCTTTGCTTTTGTAGGTTCAAATGGTGAAGAGAATGCTCCTGATTGGCACCATGATGATTTTATTGTTAGAGATGAAGCTTTACCAGTTGCAGTGAATTATTTCGTTGAAAGTGCATTTGCGCTACTGAATCATTTTAAAAAGGAGTAA
- the brnQ gene encoding branched-chain amino acid transport system II carrier protein, translating into MLKKGGLTALLLFGMFFGAGNLTFPPQLGFESGGHFWPAIAGFVLSGVGIAILTLIIGALNPKGYIHEISQKISPKFALLYLSVLYLSIGPFFAIPRTAATAFSIGIEPMLGNSHTSLWLLAFTAVYFALALWIAMNPSKILDSIGRILTPIFALLIVILIVVGAFKYGGHSTHTATEAYKASAFGNGFLEGYNTLDALASVAFSVVAVVTLNQLGFKSKKEHISTIWIVGILVGLMFSGLYLGLAFLGNHFPLDTSTLGEGANLGAAVLSSATQAIFGPISQIFLAVMVTVTCFTTTAGLIVATGEFFNKAFPQVSYKTYAIVFTLIGFAIANLGLNNIIAFSVPVLLILYPITITIVMIVIANKFVALSKPGMQITVTVVTLIALLSVIGSQFKLAGLNAIINFLPLSGASLPWLIPAILCILLSLVLPDKIKSESFEME; encoded by the coding sequence ATGTTAAAAAAAGGAGGCCTTACAGCCCTTTTACTGTTTGGTATGTTCTTCGGAGCGGGAAACCTAACTTTCCCACCTCAGCTAGGCTTTGAATCTGGAGGTCATTTCTGGCCAGCTATTGCCGGTTTTGTTCTATCTGGTGTCGGAATTGCAATTCTAACACTTATTATTGGGGCTCTAAATCCGAAGGGATATATTCATGAGATTTCTCAAAAAATCTCACCTAAGTTTGCCTTGCTATACTTGTCGGTGCTTTACTTGTCTATTGGACCATTCTTTGCCATCCCAAGGACAGCAGCAACAGCTTTTTCAATTGGTATTGAACCAATGCTTGGTAATAGTCATACTAGTCTATGGTTACTTGCCTTCACAGCCGTTTATTTTGCCTTGGCTTTATGGATTGCAATGAATCCTTCTAAGATTTTAGATAGTATTGGTCGAATCCTGACTCCTATTTTTGCCCTATTAATCGTTATTTTGATTGTAGTTGGTGCCTTTAAATATGGTGGTCATAGCACACATACTGCAACAGAAGCTTATAAAGCCTCAGCTTTTGGTAATGGTTTCTTGGAAGGGTACAATACTTTAGATGCCTTGGCTTCGGTAGCCTTTAGTGTGGTGGCAGTAGTAACCCTCAATCAATTAGGCTTTAAATCTAAAAAAGAGCACATCTCAACCATTTGGATTGTAGGTATTCTGGTTGGATTGATGTTCTCAGGTTTATACTTAGGTCTAGCATTCTTGGGTAACCATTTCCCACTTGATACATCAACTTTGGGAGAAGGTGCTAACCTTGGAGCAGCAGTTCTATCGAGTGCAACACAGGCTATCTTTGGTCCGATTTCACAGATTTTCCTAGCAGTTATGGTAACAGTGACGTGCTTTACGACAACAGCAGGCTTGATTGTGGCGACCGGTGAGTTCTTTAATAAGGCCTTCCCACAAGTCTCATACAAAACCTATGCTATTGTTTTTACTCTTATTGGATTTGCGATTGCCAACTTGGGACTTAATAATATCATTGCTTTCTCAGTACCAGTACTTTTGATTCTTTACCCAATTACAATTACAATTGTTATGATTGTAATTGCTAATAAGTTTGTAGCCTTGTCTAAACCTGGTATGCAAATTACAGTTACTGTAGTGACACTTATCGCTTTGCTTAGTGTAATTGGCAGTCAGTTCAAACTTGCAGGACTTAATGCCATCATTAACTTCCTTCCATTATCGGGAGCATCATTGCCATGGTTGATACCAGCCATCTTGTGTATCCTCTTGTCTCTCGTTTTACCAGATAAAATCAAGAGCGAAAGCTTTGAAATGGAATAA
- a CDS encoding CsbD family protein gives MGIEDKLNQAKGALKEGAGKLTGDKKTEIEGAVEKVVEKAKDGIKYVKEGVDDAVEVLKNSFKK, from the coding sequence ATGGGTATCGAAGATAAATTGAATCAAGCTAAAGGAGCTCTTAAAGAGGGTGCTGGTAAACTGACTGGCGATAAAAAGACTGAAATCGAAGGTGCGGTTGAAAAAGTTGTAGAAAAAGCAAAAGACGGTATCAAATATGTTAAAGAAGGCGTTGATGATGCGGTTGAAGTCCTTAAAAATAGCTTTAAAAAATAA
- a CDS encoding amino acid permease translates to MSIFRKKDVGLSQTEMKRHLTLRDVVLLGIGAMVGTGIFTITGTAASTLAGPALIISVLISAVCVGMSAIFFAEFASRYPSAGGVYGYLYASWGEYPAWMGGWLTMIVFMNAVSSVASGWGAYLKGLLASFGLQLPKAISGPFNPSQGTYIDLLPVLVLVLVTALLLMDSKQVLRLNSLLVVLKFSALAVFILVGLFHLNPDNWANFAPFGFGQIYGGKTGIMAGASLMFFGFLGFESISMTVDEIKEPQKNVPRGIVLALIIVASLYAVVSLVLTGVVHYTKLNVDDAVAYALRYIGVSWAANYVSVVAIMTLITVCISMAYALSRMVYSLARDGFLPQTFQKVSKTHKVPHYATLLTGVLSAISSGIFSLANMASLVNISTLAYLVLLAIALIILRKDKGLPQKDEFKVPFVPVLPILSIIVCLSFMSQYSWQTWSAFGIAVLIGSAIYAFYGYKHSKY, encoded by the coding sequence ATGAGTATTTTTCGTAAAAAGGATGTTGGTTTGTCTCAAACCGAGATGAAACGGCATCTGACCCTTAGGGATGTAGTCCTTCTGGGAATCGGTGCCATGGTTGGGACAGGAATCTTTACGATTACTGGTACCGCGGCATCAACCTTGGCAGGTCCAGCCCTGATTATTTCGGTTTTGATTTCAGCCGTTTGTGTGGGTATGTCGGCGATTTTCTTTGCTGAGTTTGCCTCACGCTATCCATCCGCTGGTGGTGTTTATGGTTATCTCTATGCTTCTTGGGGTGAGTACCCTGCTTGGATGGGCGGATGGCTTACAATGATCGTTTTCATGAACGCCGTGTCTAGTGTTGCCTCTGGTTGGGGAGCCTACCTCAAGGGGCTCTTGGCAAGCTTTGGTCTACAGCTCCCCAAGGCTATCAGTGGCCCTTTTAATCCGAGTCAGGGGACCTATATTGACCTATTGCCAGTCTTGGTTTTGGTGCTTGTGACGGCTCTTCTCCTCATGGATTCCAAACAAGTCCTTCGTTTGAACTCACTCCTAGTAGTGCTTAAGTTCTCTGCCTTGGCGGTTTTCATCCTAGTTGGTCTTTTCCATCTGAATCCGGACAACTGGGCTAACTTTGCACCATTTGGCTTCGGCCAAATTTATGGTGGGAAGACGGGGATTATGGCAGGTGCTTCTCTCATGTTCTTTGGTTTTCTTGGATTTGAATCCATTTCTATGACAGTAGATGAGATTAAGGAACCACAAAAGAATGTTCCTCGAGGTATAGTTCTCGCTTTGATTATCGTCGCTTCACTTTATGCAGTGGTTTCATTAGTCTTGACGGGAGTTGTCCACTATACCAAGTTAAATGTCGACGATGCCGTAGCTTATGCCCTTCGTTATATTGGTGTGTCTTGGGCAGCCAATTATGTATCGGTAGTTGCCATTATGACCTTGATTACCGTATGTATTTCCATGGCCTATGCCCTTAGTCGCATGGTTTATAGCTTGGCGCGTGATGGATTTCTTCCACAAACTTTTCAAAAGGTTTCAAAGACCCATAAGGTTCCACATTATGCGACACTTTTGACTGGAGTCCTTTCTGCCATCTCATCAGGCATCTTTTCTTTGGCTAATATGGCATCCTTGGTTAATATTTCGACTTTGGCTTATTTGGTCCTCTTGGCTATTGCTCTTATCATTCTTCGTAAAGACAAGGGCTTGCCACAGAAGGATGAGTTCAAGGTCCCATTTGTTCCTGTCTTACCAATCCTTTCCATCATCGTCTGTCTCTCATTTATGAGTCAGTACAGTTGGCAAACCTGGTCAGCCTTTGGCATAGCAGTGCTAATTGGTTCGGCTATTTATGCCTTTTACGGTTACAAACATTCTAAGTATTAA